TTTTCAACATCCTCCTCAGGCACTCCCGAAGCACCGTGAAGTACTAATGGAACATCTACTTTCCCCTCTATTTCCTTTAACCTTTCAAAATCTATCTCAGGTTTAGCTTTATATAATCCATGAGCTGTACCTATAGCTATAGCTAAAGAATCCACTCCCGTTTTTTCAACAAATTCTAAAGCTTTATTAGGATCAGTTAACATTGCAGACTTTTCTTCTACTCTTATATCATCTTCTGTACCTGCTAAACGTCCTAATTCAGCTTCTACTGTAGCCCCATATTTATGAGCAAAGTCTACTACTTCCTTTGTTATATTAATATTTTCTTCATAAGATTTTGAAGAAGCATCTATCATTACAGATTTGTATCCTGCTTTAATACATTCTTTTATTAATTCTACATCTTCACAATGATCTAAATGAAAAGCTATTGGCATGCCTTGTTTTTCCGCTGCAACTTTAAATAGGGCAACCAAATAATCTAGTCCAATATATTTAACAGTTCCTGGGGTTGTAGCCACAATAATAGGAGTTTTTAACTCTTGAGCTCCTTCTAATACTCCTTGTAAAATTTCTAATGTGTGAATATTAAAAGCTGGAACTCCGTATTTATTTTTTTGTGCATCTAGTAGAATTTCTTTTGTTGATGTTAATTTCATAATATTTACTCCTCTCTAAAGTAAGTAATACCTTGCTTATGAAATATTTAGCCGCGATAATCCGCGGCTAAATTAAAATTTTCTTTACTTTTTTCCTTATAATTCAAATGACTTAATTCCTTGCCTTCCTATTTCTATTAAATTTTCCTTAAGTTCATCAATATTTTCTGTATCTCTCTTCATAATTGCTTCTAGTAATAGTGGCAGGTTGATTCCTGATAAAACTTTGCTATTTTTGATTTCTTGGGATAATAATACGCAAGTCTTAAAAGGAGTTCCTCCCACAACATCTGTCAAGAATAAGATCCCATCACATTCTTTCATATTTTTTATTTTCCTTTGAATATTACCTTCTAAATCTTCTGTTGAATCTCCCAATTTAAATTCTGCACCTTCTAAATAATTCTGCTGACCCACTATTATATCTACCGAACTAATAAGTCCTTTAGCAAATTCACCATGTCCTACTACTAATATCCCTATCATTAAATCACCTTTTTATAATTTTATAGTATTGTAAGAAGTCTTCCAATTATACCTACTGCAACAGTAAGCAATATTAAAACAATTGGCGAACGATCTTTCTTTAATAATTTATACATCCATAATGTATATAATGCTGGTAACAGTTTTGGCATTATTTGATCTAGTACTCCTGCTTGCAATTCTATATCTGCTCCCCCTGCTGTAATAACAAGAGGCGTTTCTAATGCTATATAAGAAGCTACTAAAGCACCTACTACTGTTAAACCTACTATAGATGCAGCTCTTGAAAATGATTTTGTTTGTTCACCTAATTTCTCAACTGCACTTACACCTGTACTATAGCCATAGTTCATAAGTCCAAATCTAAGAACAAAGTGAATTACATTAAATAATATTAGAAAGATAAAAGGTCCTGCAATACTTCCTTTAATGGCCATTGATGCACCTATACCGGCTGTAATTGGTAAAAGAGTTAACCAAGCTATTGCATCTCCAATACCACCAAGAGGCCCCATAGCTGCTACCTTTACAGCCTGAATAGTATCTGGTTCTTCTTTCCTTTCTTCCATGGCAATAACTATCCCCATTATAAATGTCACTAGAAAAGGATGGGTATTAAAAAATTCCATATGCATTCCCATAGAATTTGATAAATCCTCTTCATTTTTATGGATTTTTTTAAGTCCTGGTATTAAACCATAGAGCCAACCACCTGCTTGCATCCTTTCATAGTTAAAAGATGCTTGTAATAATAAGGATCTCCAAGTCATTTTATTTAGATCCTTTTTAGTAATAACATTATCTGTACTTGGATCTTGATAATTATAACTAGATTCCATCAGAGCGCGCCCCCTTTCTAGAAGAACCTTTTTCCTTCAACTTATTAGCATAATAATCATATGATGCTATAGATAATCCTAATAATGCTACTCCTAATATTGGCAATTCAAAATATGCTACAAGCACAAAACCGATAATTAAAAATGCCACATACTCTTTCTTGTACATAATTTTTAATAACATAGCAAAACCTATTGCTGGCATAATTCCACCTGCTACTTCTAATCCTCCTATTAGCCATTTTGGCATCTTGGCAACAACGGCTTCTGCAGCATCTGCTCCAAAGTATATTGGTAAAAAAGTAATTACAGCGTTAAAGATAAACAAAATAAACAAACCTAAATAATTTATCTTTTCAATACCTTTGGTGTCTGCATTTTCAGCATATTCATCAGCTTTATGCATTAATGGGGAAAAAGCTGTAAATACCAAAGTTATTATCCCCTGTATTGCCACTGCAAAAGGTACTGCTATACCTACTGCTACCTTTGGATCCACATCTGCTAATATGGCAAAAGCGGAACCAACAATACCGCCAATAACTACATTAGGTGGTTGTGCACCTGCCAATGGTACTGCTCCCATCCAAATTAATTCGAGAGTAGCGCCAGTAATGAGCCCTGTTTTAACATCTCCTAAAATAGCTCCTACCACCATTCCTGTGAAAACTGGTCTATGGATATGAAATAAACCATTAAATAAATCTATCCCAGCGATTCCTCCCCACAGGGCTATTAATAAAGATTTTCCTAACATAATATTTCTCCCCCTTATTTCTGATATATAAAACTCCTTTTAAAAATAAACTTTTATCCTAAATAAGACTTATAATATCCTTTCCTCTTTCATCTGGCACTCTTCTAACATCCATTTCTACACCTAACTCAGCTAGTTTCTTAAAGGTTTCAATATCGTTTTCATCAACAGAAACAGTACTTGTAATTTGTTCTTTGCCTTCACTATAATGCATATTACCTACATTCACTTTTTCTATGGGAACACCACCTCCAACTAATCTTAAAAGTGTTTGTGGAGTCCTCACCACTAAAAATATTAGTTGATCATCTGCTGCGTAGCCTATATTATCTATTGTCTCTTGTACAGTAAAATATCTTGTTTCAATTACATCAGGAACTGCCATATCCATCAAACTTTGTTGAATACTATTCTCAGCAACCTTATCATCTGCAACTAGTATTAAATTAGCTTCTATGTGATTAACCCATGTTACTGCAACTTGTCCATGAATTAACCTATTATCAATTCTAGTCAATAATATATTTGCCATATCTTTCTCCCCTTTCATTTACAATCTCTTATTCATAATCATAAATAGTAACACCTTTTACAACCCTATTTACAGTACCACTTGGACTTGGATTATCAGGCTCTATGCCAAGCTTTACATACATCATTAATACAAATATTTGAGCGTATAATACATAGGCTATAACTGAGTAAACTTCGTTACCTAATTCTTTCTTTTCATTACTTAAATACCAATGATAGTCTGAATGTTTTTCAAGTTCTTCATCATAAGTTTGTGATATAGTAACTAGCTTATGGTCACCAAAGTCTCCATAAACTTCTTTTACAAGATCTAAATCATATCTCCTTGTATATTCGTCTTCTGAAATATAAGCAAATACTAATGTTTTATCATTTACTATAGACTTTGGACCATGTCTAAAACCTAATATAGATTCATAATTAGAAACTACCTTTCCACGAGTTAATTCCAGCAATTTTAAAGCGCTTTCTCTTGCAAGTCCATTTAAACTACCGGAACCTAGATATACAACTCTGTCATAACCTAAATTAACTAATTCTTCTATATTTTTATAATTATCATTAATAACATTTGTACCTAGTTTTGCAATTTCAGTAATTATATCCTTTATTTCTTCTAGATTATTAATGTCAAAAGTTAATAAAGAACCAAGTAACATATTAGTAAAACTACTAGTCATTGCAAATCCTTTATCATTTGATTTTTCTGGCATAAGCAATAATAATGTGTTTTCATTTCCTCTAGAAATTTTGGCTAGCTCTCCCTCTGGATTACATGTTACAAATATATGACTAACCTCATCTACTAACTTTTCAGCCAGTTCATAAGTTGCAACACTTTCAGGACTGTTTCCAGAGCGAGCAAAAGATACTATAATAGTAGGCACATCTTTTTTAAGGTTAGCCTTTGGACTAGATACAATATCCGTTGTTGCAATAGCTTCAAAACTGTAATTATATCTACTCTTTAAATAGGGAACAGCAATTTCTCCAACATAGGCCGAAGTCCCTGCCCCTGTAAATATAATTCTTGTATTTTCCTTTCCATTTAGTCTCTTAAGGAATTCTTCTATTTCCTTTTTATTTTCTTCAATTATTTTAATTGTTTCCAACCATAGTTCTGGTTGTTGGCAAATTTCTTGTGCAGTCTTTAGTCCATTTTTCTCTTTCCACTTACTTTCAGTTAAATTAAACATTAATTTTCTCCTCCATTTTGTAATGTTATCATGTTGTAATTACCAGTTACTTTAAAAAATTATTTATTAAGTACTACATGGTATTTAAATCTATCTCCTCTTGCAATACCTTTTGTATACTCAATTATTATATCTTCTTCATAAGTAATTCTTTCTATCATCATACTAGGAAAATCTTCTGAGTACTCTAATAGTTCTGCTTCAAAATCCCGAGTTAAAACTGATTGAAATATTTCCTCAGCTCTTGTAAAAGAAGCATCA
This window of the Tissierellales bacterium genome carries:
- the agaV gene encoding PTS N-acetylgalactosamine transporter subunit IIB, translated to MANILLTRIDNRLIHGQVAVTWVNHIEANLILVADDKVAENSIQQSLMDMAVPDVIETRYFTVQETIDNIGYAADDQLIFLVVRTPQTLLRLVGGGVPIEKVNVGNMHYSEGKEQITSTVSVDENDIETFKKLAELGVEMDVRRVPDERGKDIISLI
- the agaF gene encoding PTS galactosamine/N-acetylgalactosamine transporter subunit IIA, translating into MIGILVVGHGEFAKGLISSVDIIVGQQNYLEGAEFKLGDSTEDLEGNIQRKIKNMKECDGILFLTDVVGGTPFKTCVLLSQEIKNSKVLSGINLPLLLEAIMKRDTENIDELKENLIEIGRQGIKSFEL
- the fba gene encoding class II fructose-1,6-bisphosphate aldolase, coding for MKLTSTKEILLDAQKNKYGVPAFNIHTLEILQGVLEGAQELKTPIIVATTPGTVKYIGLDYLVALFKVAAEKQGMPIAFHLDHCEDVELIKECIKAGYKSVMIDASSKSYEENINITKEVVDFAHKYGATVEAELGRLAGTEDDIRVEEKSAMLTDPNKALEFVEKTGVDSLAIAIGTAHGLYKAKPEIDFERLKEIEGKVDVPLVLHGASGVPEEDVEKSISYGICKVNISTELKVPYQENIREYLNKYPEEYDPRKYLTSGKEGVKEVVKNKIKMCGSENKGL
- a CDS encoding PTS system mannose/fructose/sorbose family transporter subunit IID, translating into MESSYNYQDPSTDNVITKKDLNKMTWRSLLLQASFNYERMQAGGWLYGLIPGLKKIHKNEEDLSNSMGMHMEFFNTHPFLVTFIMGIVIAMEERKEEPDTIQAVKVAAMGPLGGIGDAIAWLTLLPITAGIGASMAIKGSIAGPFIFLILFNVIHFVLRFGLMNYGYSTGVSAVEKLGEQTKSFSRAASIVGLTVVGALVASYIALETPLVITAGGADIELQAGVLDQIMPKLLPALYTLWMYKLLKKDRSPIVLILLTVAVGIIGRLLTIL
- a CDS encoding SIS domain-containing protein, whose amino-acid sequence is MFNLTESKWKEKNGLKTAQEICQQPELWLETIKIIEENKKEIEEFLKRLNGKENTRIIFTGAGTSAYVGEIAVPYLKSRYNYSFEAIATTDIVSSPKANLKKDVPTIIVSFARSGNSPESVATYELAEKLVDEVSHIFVTCNPEGELAKISRGNENTLLLLMPEKSNDKGFAMTSSFTNMLLGSLLTFDINNLEEIKDIITEIAKLGTNVINDNYKNIEELVNLGYDRVVYLGSGSLNGLARESALKLLELTRGKVVSNYESILGFRHGPKSIVNDKTLVFAYISEDEYTRRYDLDLVKEVYGDFGDHKLVTISQTYDEELEKHSDYHWYLSNEKKELGNEVYSVIAYVLYAQIFVLMMYVKLGIEPDNPSPSGTVNRVVKGVTIYDYE
- the agaW gene encoding PTS N-acetylgalactosamine transporter subunit IIC, which translates into the protein MLGKSLLIALWGGIAGIDLFNGLFHIHRPVFTGMVVGAILGDVKTGLITGATLELIWMGAVPLAGAQPPNVVIGGIVGSAFAILADVDPKVAVGIAVPFAVAIQGIITLVFTAFSPLMHKADEYAENADTKGIEKINYLGLFILFIFNAVITFLPIYFGADAAEAVVAKMPKWLIGGLEVAGGIMPAIGFAMLLKIMYKKEYVAFLIIGFVLVAYFELPILGVALLGLSIASYDYYANKLKEKGSSRKGARSDGI